From the Opitutaceae bacterium genome, the window GGACCCCTACCATCATCACATTGTGGTCCATACCTTCCCCGAACAACAGGACGAGGTTTACCGACCCCTGCTCGGTGAACAGTCCTTCCTGACCGGGGCCTCATTGCAGAACAGCGCGATCGGCGACAGCCATCACCAGGTGGTCAAGTGGAACCGGGAGTCGGCCGCCGCGGGGAAACCCTGGGTGGTGGCCTTCGATGAAGCGGGCAACGCCGGGCAGGGCATGCCGCCCGACCCGGATTACCCCGGCATGCCGGAAGATTACAGCGGCCCGACCATCGACCAGACCCGCCAATGGGTGCTCTGGGGCACCTTCATGGCCGGGGGAGGCGGAGTGGAGTATTATTTTGGATACAAACTTCCGCAGAATGATCTTGTCTGTGAGGACTGGCGCAGCCGCGACCGATCCTGGGACTACTGTCGGATCGCCCTGGATTTCTTCCGGGACCAGCGGATTCCGGTCAGCGAGATGACCAACCGCGATGAACTCGTCGGCAATCCCGATCATGACAACCGCGCCTACTGTTTCGCCAAAGAGGACGCCCTCTACCTCGTCTACCTGCCGAACGGCGGTTCGGTCGAACTCGACCTGTCCGATGCCGGCGGCTCGTTCACCATCGCCTGGTTCAATCCACGGACCGGCGGTGACCTGATTGAGGGGTCGGTTTCCACGGTGGAAGGCGGCTCGCCCGTGACCCTCGGTCCCCCGCCGATGGATCCGGGGCAGGATTGGCTCGCCGTTGTGCGGAGACAACCCTGATCGCCGGAGTCCCAAACATCCAGATGCAGGGGCGGGATTCTTCGCCCGGGTTGGTCTGCCGATGCCCTCGGCCGCAAGGTGGCGAATTCCAAGGGTGACGCCGCCTACCGGAGACTCCAGGGGAAGTGCTGACTTTCGACCAGGCGGCTGAGTCTGGAAAATCATCCCAAGGTGGCCCCTGTTGGGCTGCGGGTGGGAGAATGGCATGGCGGTTTCGCAGCGGATCGCCATCATGGGACTATGCTACTCGGACCGGCCGGACCCTTGATCATCCGAATTCTGCCATTCCTCGTTTTCGCGACCCTCGTTCCGAGCGCGGTCGCCGACACCTCGGCGGTCTTCCGTTACCAGAATCCCATCTCGGAGGGCCTGGATCCGAAGGGGGTCCGCGATTGCCAGGTCTTCCGTGATGGCGAGAGGTGGTATCTGACCGCCACCGCCTGGCCGCACTGGCCCCGCCAGGAAGCCTGGGGTATTCTCAATCCCGGAGTGGTTCTCTATTCGTCCGACGATCTGCTCAGCTGGAAGTTCGAAAAGGTGATCCTTCCCCACGGAGGTCCGGACAAATGGTATCACCGCCGCTTCTGGGCCCCGGAGATCCACCGGCTCAAGGGACGTTACTACGCCCTCTTCAATGCCAGCAATCCCGACAATGGATTCCCCGGGCAGCACACCGGGTTCGCCGTGGCCGACCGTCTGATGGGACCCTATACCGTGGTGACCGGGGACGCCCCCCTCGGAAACGGCAATGACCTGACCTTCTTCGAGGACGACGACGGCTCGGTCTGGGCCTTCTGGAACCGGGGACGCGAATTCGGGATCGGCTTCGCCCAGGTCGACCTGGAGACCGGCACCTTCCTGACCGAGCCTCAGAGTGCGATCACCCCCGCTCCGATCGAGTATGAGCTGGACGCCGACGGAAACCCGCTGATGGAGCCCGGCTACGATGGACGCCCCCGGCCGGTCATCCGACGCTGCTTCGCCTGGGACAGCATCGGAATCGAAGGCGCCTACGTGATCAGGCGCGGAGGCACCTACATCCTTTTCTATTCGTCATGGACTCGCGGATACGAAATCGGCACCGCGACTGCCCCGGCCATCACCGGACCATGGACGAAGAGCCCCGGGAACCCCTTCTACGGGGAGCAGAACGAACAGGCCTGTCTGAAGAACGGCCTTCCCTATACCGGCCGGCCGGACAGTCCGTTCAACCAGGTCGGCCACAACGAGATCTTCACCGGACCCGACGGCAACCTCTGGCTCTCCTGCCACGGCATCCTCAAGACCAGGCCCGAGCAGCCCATGCTGGTCATCGATCCGCTCGAATTCGACGGGGACGGACAATTGGTCCGCAAGGCACCCACCCACACCCCCCAGGTCGTTGCATTGCCATGAAAAGCACCCTACCTGCCCTCGCTGCCGTCGTCGTTCCCGGGCCGTCCGTCTCAACGGCCGCGCCGGCCAACCCCCAACCCTGTATGCCGGACCGGGTCACCCGCGCCATGAATCGAATCCTCTTAGTAATCATCCTCCCGGGTCTCATCACCCTCAGCGCCACCTCTGCTCCCATGAATCTGAATACCGTCCCGCCGGAATCGCCGATCGCCTTTGGACTGAATGAGATCCGTCTTGCCCTGGCGGAGGATTCGATCGACCAAACCCCGGCGGCCACGGTCGCCGCCGCCGGCCAACCCGGGATCATCGTGGAGACCCTCGCGGCATTTCAGGCCGAAGGCATCACCAAGACCGATGATCTGCCCGCCGAGGCTTCCGCGACCGAGGGATTTGCCATTCTGACGGAACAGGGTCCCGCCCGGAATCAGGTTTGGGTCATCGGTGGCGACGAAGGCGGGGCCATGTACGGGGCCCTTGAACTGGCTGAGCAGATTCGCCAGAGAGGCCTCGATGGACTCATCCCGATCGCCAGGGCACCCGCCATGGGCGACCGTGGTGTCAAATTCAACATCCCGCTCGATGTCCGCACCCCCAGCTACTCCGATGCCTGCGATGCCGCCCAGCAGAATATCGCCGAAATGTGGAACCCGGATTTCTGGAAAGCCTTCATCGATGGACTGGCCCGGGCTCGCTACAACCTGGTCTCTCTCTGGAACCTGCACCCCTTCCCCAGCATGGTTCGAGTGCCCGAATACCCGGAGGTCGCGCTCGACGACGTTCAGCGATCCACCGTCAGATGGGAGGAAAACTACAGCCTGAGCGGAGGCGATTTTGACCATCCGGAAATCCTCGAGAACGCGGAGACGCTGCTGACGATGACGATCGACCAGAAGATCGCCTTCTGGC encodes:
- a CDS encoding family 43 glycosylhydrolase; this encodes MIIRILPFLVFATLVPSAVADTSAVFRYQNPISEGLDPKGVRDCQVFRDGERWYLTATAWPHWPRQEAWGILNPGVVLYSSDDLLSWKFEKVILPHGGPDKWYHRRFWAPEIHRLKGRYYALFNASNPDNGFPGQHTGFAVADRLMGPYTVVTGDAPLGNGNDLTFFEDDDGSVWAFWNRGREFGIGFAQVDLETGTFLTEPQSAITPAPIEYELDADGNPLMEPGYDGRPRPVIRRCFAWDSIGIEGAYVIRRGGTYILFYSSWTRGYEIGTATAPAITGPWTKSPGNPFYGEQNEQACLKNGLPYTGRPDSPFNQVGHNEIFTGPDGNLWLSCHGILKTRPEQPMLVIDPLEFDGDGQLVRKAPTHTPQVVALP